The following proteins are co-located in the Bos indicus isolate NIAB-ARS_2022 breed Sahiwal x Tharparkar chromosome 8, NIAB-ARS_B.indTharparkar_mat_pri_1.0, whole genome shotgun sequence genome:
- the ZNF367 gene encoding zinc finger protein 367 isoform X2 — translation MMVLGDGAFGRWLGHGGGALINRIKAVMKEALESSPARFCHVRTQQEGTGCEPGSSRSPDHAGTLTLDFTTTRTDGIRRGRPRADTVRDLINEGEHSSSRIRCNICNRVFPREKSLQAHKRTHTGERPYLCDYPDCGKAFVQSGQLKTHQRLHTGEKPFVCSENGCLSRFTHANRHCPKHPYARLKREEPTDALSKPQAVDNQAAAEWLAKYWETREQRTPTLKGKLVQKADQEQQDPLEYLQSDEEDDEKSGAQRRLQEQRERLHGALALIELANLTGAPLRQ, via the exons ATGATGGTGttaggagatggggcctttgggaggtggttAGGTCATGGAGGTGGAGCCCTCATAAACAGAATTAAAGCCGTTATGAAAGAAGCCCTGGAGAGCTCTCCTGCCCGCTTctgccacgtgaggacacagcaagaaggcactGGCTGTGAACCAGGAAGTAGTCGTTCACCTGACCATGCCGGCACCTTAACCTTGGACTTTACAACCacaagaact GATGGAATCCGACGTGGTAGACCCAGAGCAGATACTGTACGGGATTTAATAAATGAAGGAGAGCATTCGTCCAGCAGAATCCGTTGTAACATCTGTAATAGGGTGTTTCCACGGGAGAAATCACTCCAGGCTCACAAAAGGACTCATACAG GTGAGAGACCTTATCTGTGTGACTATCCAGACTGTGGAAAAGCCTTTGTTCAAAGTGGACAGCTCAAAACCCATCAGCGTCTTCACACCGGAGAAAAACCTTTTGTTTGTTCAGAAAACG GCTGCCTAAGCAGATTCACCCATGCAAACCGCCACTGTCCGAAGCACCCTTATGCCAGGCTGAAGCGCGAGGAGCCCACAGATGCTCTCAGTAAGCCCCAGGCTGTGGATAACCAGGCTGCCGCTGAGTGGTTGGCAAA GTACTGGGAAACACGAGAGCAGCGCACTCCcaccttgaaaggaaagctggtTCAGAAGGCTGACCAGGAGCAGCAGGACCCGCTGGAGTATCTCCAGTCTGACGAGGAAGACGACGAGAAGAGTGGTGCGCAGCGGCGGCTCCAGGAGCAGCGGGAGCGCCTGCACGGAGCCCTCGCTCTCATCGAGCTTGCCAACCTGACGGGAGCACCGCTTCGCCAGTAG
- the ZNF367 gene encoding zinc finger protein 367 isoform X1, with amino-acid sequence MIRGVEAQMADNAPQPPPVIFCQDSPKRVLVSVIRTTPIKPTCGGGGEPEPPPPLIPTSPGFSDFMVYPWRWGENAHNVTLSPGASGGAASAALPAAAATAEHLGLRGRGAPPPTVSAAAASGGEDEEEASSPDSGHLKDGIRRGRPRADTVRDLINEGEHSSSRIRCNICNRVFPREKSLQAHKRTHTGERPYLCDYPDCGKAFVQSGQLKTHQRLHTGEKPFVCSENGCLSRFTHANRHCPKHPYARLKREEPTDALSKPQAVDNQAAAEWLAKYWETREQRTPTLKGKLVQKADQEQQDPLEYLQSDEEDDEKSGAQRRLQEQRERLHGALALIELANLTGAPLRQ; translated from the exons ATGATCCGGGGTGTGGAGGCGCAGATGGCGGACAACGCCCCTCAGCCGCCGCCCGTCATCTTCTGCCAGGATTCCCCGAAGCGGGTGCTGGTGTCGGTCATCAGGACGACCCCGATCAAGCCCACATGCGGCGGCGGAGGGGAGCCAGAGCCGCCGCCTCCGCTCATCCCCACCAGCCCTGGCTTCAGCGACTTCATGGTGTACCCGTGGCGCTGGGGCGAGAACGCGCACAACGTGACGCTCAGCCCCGGAGCCTCCGGGGGCGCAGCCTCGGCTGCCTTGCCTGCGGCCGCCGCCACCGCCGAGCACCTGGGGCTTCGCGGACGGGGCGCGCCGCCGCCCACCGTCTCGGCCGCCGCCGCCTCGGGAGGTGAAGACGAGGAGGAGGCGAGCAGCCCGGACAGCGGCCACCTCAAG GATGGAATCCGACGTGGTAGACCCAGAGCAGATACTGTACGGGATTTAATAAATGAAGGAGAGCATTCGTCCAGCAGAATCCGTTGTAACATCTGTAATAGGGTGTTTCCACGGGAGAAATCACTCCAGGCTCACAAAAGGACTCATACAG GTGAGAGACCTTATCTGTGTGACTATCCAGACTGTGGAAAAGCCTTTGTTCAAAGTGGACAGCTCAAAACCCATCAGCGTCTTCACACCGGAGAAAAACCTTTTGTTTGTTCAGAAAACG GCTGCCTAAGCAGATTCACCCATGCAAACCGCCACTGTCCGAAGCACCCTTATGCCAGGCTGAAGCGCGAGGAGCCCACAGATGCTCTCAGTAAGCCCCAGGCTGTGGATAACCAGGCTGCCGCTGAGTGGTTGGCAAA GTACTGGGAAACACGAGAGCAGCGCACTCCcaccttgaaaggaaagctggtTCAGAAGGCTGACCAGGAGCAGCAGGACCCGCTGGAGTATCTCCAGTCTGACGAGGAAGACGACGAGAAGAGTGGTGCGCAGCGGCGGCTCCAGGAGCAGCGGGAGCGCCTGCACGGAGCCCTCGCTCTCATCGAGCTTGCCAACCTGACGGGAGCACCGCTTCGCCAGTAG